A portion of the Streptomyces erythrochromogenes genome contains these proteins:
- a CDS encoding AfsR/SARP family transcriptional regulator: MRYAILGSVQALRDDGTPVAVGGARLRALLTALALRPGRVVPARLLVDEVWDGAPPSDAVAALQALVARLRRALGRTAVLSADGGYRLAAEREDVDLYRFERLARAGAEARDPAEAAALYDEALALWRGPALADLPDPAAEAARWNAVRMEARRGRLTAALALGEAEHSLPELTALCAQQPLDEPLQALRIRALRDAGRPAEALSAYDDVRRDLADRLGTDPGPVLRALHAELLAPADSGPATWPATAGPRFAHPGGPEHPGHAHGPAAPYGPAAGHGPAAPHDHASASGPGPGSTPGPASAHGPVSGHAPVSGHASASGPGPASAHGPVSGHASASGPGPASAHGPVSGHASASGPGPVSGPGPASGHASASGPGPGHAQVPGHAQVPGHAQVPGRGPGHGPAGSIHASSPPAARAPAPSGQGSGNLRARLTTFVGREDDIRVIGDDLARARLVTLLGPGGAGKTRLSQEAAEAHEPRGGWPDGVWLVELAPVDDPEDVAEATLAAVGARETKLRGAAAEELRALTDRNGDDPLHRLAEHCAHRRLLLVLDNCEHVVEAAAELAERLLTHCPGVQILATSREPLGVPGESLRPVEPLPDPIALRLLGDRGAAARAGFTVDEDPAAAAEICRRLDGLPLAIELAAARLRLLTPRQIADRLDDRFRLLTSGARTVLPRQQTLRAVVDWSWDLLDEAERTVLRRLSVFAGGCDLAAAEAVCADPAGDTARDVADTLGSLVDKSLVVAAPAPDGSGMRYRLLETVGEYAAERLTEAGGDREDTARRHLVHYRELARTSDPLLRGRRQRETAQRLATEYENIRTALRRAVTTRDADEALCLVHSLGWYWHLLDQRAESRHWAEAVATLGPNPFVAPVVPAEPVYGQLVDAPPPYTGEVLAEAWRALHLVRLAARDQTNKDWDDPEVRALVDGVIATYRPGLPQTCRTPASLWIYAVMIAGDAGLLKRVVDATVATTRALGHRWELASALQLRANILANRSDWAGDAARDADESLELFRELGDDWGCAEALSARAESRERRGEHALAARDYREAIAYAERLGAKAQVTVLRVRMAGTLTENGEIAEAERILTEITATVQQFGNEAMPAARMFLAGILGRTGRIDEARVQIQVLREEFAFGAYAIFDVFLLATSAWLDNQDGRYEDALQGIRDATAAFRHPLALMVAPHLPATFLLTAAVSLVSPGGPQREHDGARLLGAYRALLPPDHFPVTTEREDFAFAEKQARSALGDTAYEAAYAEGGGLTLEEATALV, encoded by the coding sequence GTGCGTTACGCGATCCTCGGCTCCGTCCAGGCCCTCCGCGACGACGGGACCCCCGTGGCCGTCGGCGGGGCGCGCCTGCGCGCGCTCCTGACGGCGCTCGCGCTGCGCCCGGGGCGGGTGGTGCCGGCCCGGCTGCTGGTAGACGAGGTGTGGGACGGCGCCCCTCCGTCCGACGCCGTGGCCGCCCTGCAGGCCCTCGTGGCCCGGCTGCGCCGGGCGCTGGGGCGCACCGCCGTGCTGTCCGCCGACGGCGGCTACCGGCTGGCCGCCGAGCGCGAGGACGTCGACCTGTACCGGTTCGAACGGCTGGCTCGGGCCGGCGCCGAGGCGCGGGACCCGGCCGAGGCCGCCGCCCTGTACGACGAGGCCCTCGCCCTGTGGCGCGGACCGGCCCTCGCGGACCTGCCCGACCCGGCCGCGGAGGCCGCCCGCTGGAACGCCGTACGGATGGAGGCGCGCCGGGGCCGGCTCACGGCGGCCCTGGCCCTGGGCGAGGCCGAGCACTCCCTGCCGGAGCTGACCGCGCTGTGCGCGCAGCAGCCGCTGGACGAGCCGCTCCAGGCGCTGCGGATCCGGGCCCTGCGCGACGCGGGCCGCCCGGCGGAGGCCCTGTCCGCCTACGACGACGTCCGCCGGGACCTGGCCGACCGGCTCGGCACGGACCCCGGCCCGGTCCTGCGCGCCCTGCACGCCGAACTCCTGGCCCCGGCGGACTCCGGCCCGGCGACCTGGCCTGCGACCGCCGGGCCGAGGTTCGCCCACCCCGGCGGCCCGGAACACCCGGGCCATGCCCATGGCCCGGCCGCGCCCTATGGTCCGGCTGCGGGCCACGGTCCGGCTGCGCCCCATGACCACGCCTCGGCCTCGGGCCCCGGCCCAGGCTCCACCCCCGGCCCGGCCTCCGCCCACGGCCCGGTCTCGGGCCATGCCCCGGTCTCGGGCCATGCCTCGGCTTCGGGCCCCGGCCCGGCCTCCGCCCACGGCCCGGTCTCGGGCCACGCCTCGGCTTCGGGCCCCGGCCCGGCCTCCGCCCACGGCCCGGTCTCGGGCCATGCCTCGGCTTCGGGCCCCGGCCCGGTCTCAGGCCCCGGCCCGGCCTCGGGCCATGCCTCGGCGTCGGGCCCCGGCCCGGGCCATGCCCAGGTCCCGGGCCATGCCCAGGTCCCGGGCCATGCCCAGGTCCCGGGCCGTGGCCCTGGCCACGGCCCGGCCGGGTCCATCCACGCCTCCTCGCCGCCGGCCGCCCGGGCCCCCGCCCCGTCCGGCCAGGGCAGCGGCAATCTGCGGGCACGGCTGACCACCTTCGTCGGCCGGGAGGACGACATCCGCGTCATCGGCGACGATCTCGCGCGGGCCCGGCTCGTCACGCTCCTCGGGCCCGGCGGCGCCGGCAAGACCCGGCTCTCGCAGGAGGCCGCCGAGGCGCACGAGCCGCGCGGCGGATGGCCCGACGGCGTGTGGCTGGTCGAGCTGGCCCCCGTCGACGACCCGGAGGACGTCGCCGAAGCCACCCTCGCCGCAGTCGGCGCACGTGAGACCAAGCTGCGCGGCGCCGCCGCCGAGGAACTGCGGGCGCTGACCGACCGCAACGGCGACGACCCCCTCCACCGGCTCGCCGAGCACTGCGCCCACCGCAGGCTGCTGCTCGTCCTCGACAACTGCGAGCACGTCGTCGAAGCCGCCGCCGAGCTCGCCGAGCGCCTCCTCACCCACTGCCCCGGCGTCCAGATCCTGGCCACCAGTCGCGAACCCCTCGGGGTGCCGGGGGAGTCCCTGCGCCCCGTCGAACCGCTGCCCGACCCGATCGCGCTGCGGCTCCTCGGCGACCGCGGGGCGGCCGCCCGCGCCGGGTTCACCGTGGACGAGGACCCGGCCGCCGCCGCCGAGATCTGCCGCCGTCTCGACGGGCTGCCGCTCGCCATCGAGCTGGCCGCGGCGCGCCTCAGGCTGCTGACGCCGCGGCAGATCGCGGACCGGCTGGACGACCGTTTCCGGCTGCTGACCAGCGGCGCCCGTACGGTGCTGCCGCGCCAGCAGACCCTGCGGGCCGTCGTCGACTGGTCCTGGGACCTCCTCGACGAGGCCGAGCGCACCGTCCTGCGCCGGCTGTCCGTCTTCGCGGGCGGCTGCGACCTCGCCGCCGCCGAGGCCGTCTGCGCCGACCCGGCCGGGGACACCGCCCGGGACGTCGCCGACACCCTCGGCTCCCTCGTCGACAAGTCCCTCGTCGTCGCCGCTCCCGCCCCCGACGGCTCCGGTATGCGCTACCGCCTCCTGGAGACGGTGGGCGAATACGCCGCCGAGCGCCTCACCGAAGCCGGCGGCGACCGCGAGGACACCGCCCGCCGCCACCTCGTCCACTACCGCGAGCTCGCCCGGACCAGCGACCCCCTGCTCCGCGGCCGCCGCCAGCGCGAGACGGCGCAGCGGCTGGCCACCGAGTACGAGAACATCCGTACGGCCCTGCGCCGGGCCGTCACCACCCGCGACGCGGACGAGGCGCTCTGCCTCGTCCACTCCCTGGGCTGGTACTGGCACCTCCTCGACCAGCGGGCCGAGTCCCGGCACTGGGCGGAGGCGGTCGCGACCCTCGGCCCCAACCCCTTCGTCGCGCCCGTCGTCCCGGCGGAGCCGGTGTACGGACAGCTCGTGGACGCGCCGCCGCCCTACACGGGCGAGGTGCTCGCCGAGGCCTGGCGCGCCCTGCACCTGGTCCGGCTGGCGGCCCGGGACCAGACCAACAAGGACTGGGACGACCCCGAGGTCCGTGCCCTGGTCGACGGGGTGATCGCCACCTACCGGCCCGGGCTGCCGCAGACCTGCCGCACGCCGGCCTCCCTGTGGATCTACGCCGTCATGATCGCGGGCGACGCCGGGCTGCTCAAGCGGGTCGTCGACGCGACCGTGGCCACCACCCGCGCGCTCGGTCACCGCTGGGAGCTGGCCTCCGCCCTCCAGCTGCGCGCCAACATCCTCGCCAACCGCTCCGACTGGGCGGGCGACGCCGCCCGCGACGCCGACGAGAGCCTGGAGCTCTTCCGGGAACTCGGCGACGACTGGGGCTGCGCGGAGGCGCTCTCCGCCCGCGCCGAGTCCCGGGAGCGGCGCGGCGAGCACGCCCTGGCCGCCCGCGACTACCGCGAGGCGATCGCATACGCCGAACGCCTCGGCGCGAAGGCGCAGGTGACGGTGTTGCGCGTGCGGATGGCCGGCACGCTCACCGAGAACGGCGAGATCGCGGAGGCGGAGCGGATCCTCACCGAGATCACCGCCACGGTGCAGCAGTTCGGCAACGAGGCGATGCCCGCCGCCCGGATGTTCCTCGCGGGCATCCTCGGCCGTACCGGGCGGATCGACGAGGCCCGTGTGCAGATCCAGGTGCTGCGCGAGGAGTTCGCCTTCGGCGCGTACGCCATCTTCGACGTGTTCCTGCTCGCCACGTCGGCCTGGCTGGACAACCAGGACGGCCGCTACGAGGACGCCCTGCAGGGGATCCGCGACGCCACGGCCGCCTTCCGGCACCCGCTGGCACTGATGGTCGCCCCGCACCTGCCCGCCACGTTCCTGCTGACGGCCGCCGTATCCCTGGTGTCGCCGGGCGGCCCGCAGCGGGAGCACGACGGTGCCCGGCTGCTCGGCGCCTACCGCGCCCTGCTGCCGCCCGACCACTTCCCGGTGACCACGGAGCGCGAGGACTTCGCCTTCGCCGAGAAGCAGGCACGGTCGGCGCTGGGCGACACCGCCTACGAGGCGGCGTACGCCGAAGGCGGCGGCCTCACCCTGGAGGAGGCCACCGCCCTCGTCTGA
- a CDS encoding ABC transporter permease translates to MSTVTTTKPAPAAPGPAKVAAARGEGRIGLRANLRHIGALVRRNALQIKQDPESMFDVLFMPIIFTLLFVFVFGGAISGKGNQADYVNYVVPGLMAMMGMNIAMAVGTGVNDDFKKGVMDRFRSMPIARSSVLLAKIVVELGRMMVAIAILLGVGFLLGLSIKSSVLDLFLAIGLSAVFGSALMWIFILLGLTMKTAQAVQGMAMLVLMPLQFGSSIFAPPSTMPGWLQSFTDYNPLSNLADAARALINGTPVGDSVWMTLIWSLAITAVTMPLAVRKFRQKT, encoded by the coding sequence ATGAGCACCGTAACCACGACGAAGCCCGCCCCCGCCGCGCCCGGTCCGGCCAAGGTGGCCGCCGCCCGCGGTGAGGGACGGATCGGCCTGCGGGCCAACCTGCGGCACATCGGCGCCCTGGTGCGCCGCAACGCCCTGCAGATCAAGCAGGACCCGGAGTCGATGTTCGACGTCCTGTTCATGCCGATCATCTTCACGCTGCTGTTCGTGTTCGTCTTCGGCGGCGCGATCTCCGGCAAGGGCAACCAGGCGGACTACGTGAACTACGTGGTCCCGGGCCTCATGGCCATGATGGGCATGAACATCGCGATGGCGGTGGGCACCGGCGTCAACGACGACTTCAAGAAGGGCGTGATGGACCGGTTCCGGTCCATGCCGATCGCCCGGTCGTCCGTGCTCCTTGCCAAGATCGTCGTCGAGCTCGGCCGGATGATGGTGGCCATCGCGATCCTGCTGGGCGTGGGCTTCCTGCTCGGCCTGTCGATCAAGTCCTCGGTGCTGGACCTGTTCCTCGCCATCGGGCTGTCGGCCGTCTTCGGCAGCGCACTGATGTGGATCTTCATCCTGCTCGGGCTCACCATGAAGACCGCCCAGGCCGTCCAGGGCATGGCGATGCTGGTCCTGATGCCGCTGCAGTTCGGCAGCTCGATCTTCGCCCCGCCGTCGACGATGCCGGGCTGGCTGCAGTCCTTCACGGACTACAACCCGCTGTCGAACCTGGCGGACGCCGCCCGCGCCCTGATCAACGGCACTCCCGTCGGCGACTCGGTGTGGATGACGCTGATCTGGTCGCTGGCCATCACGGCGGTCACCATGCCGCTCGCGGTCCGGAAGTTCCGCCAGAAGACCTGA